The following coding sequences are from one Ficedula albicollis isolate OC2 chromosome 17, FicAlb1.5, whole genome shotgun sequence window:
- the FAM102A gene encoding protein FAM102A, which translates to MAFLMKKKKFKFQTSFTLEELTAVPFVNGVLFCKIRLLDGGDFASLSTREEVQENCVRWKKKFTFVCKMSANPATGLLDPCICRVSVRKELKGGKTYSKLGFADLNLAEFAGSGSTVRCCLLEGYDTKNTRQDNSILKVTIGMSLLSGDPCFKTPPSTAKSITIPGQDSTLQLTCKGEGTTSSSSSSTIGSLRQSKPRAAILSSGVPEESDQNLSSPEEVFHSGHSRNSSYASQQSKISGYSTEHSRSSSMSDLTHRRNTSTSSSASGGLSMTVECPEGEREHKLEKPPRPPRPPLLLDRPSRRKKDSMESHPTRVDDTRIDADDIVEKIMQSQDFTDVSNTEDSNLRLFVSRDGTTTLSGIQLGNRVSSGVYEPVVIETH; encoded by the exons ATGGCTTTCctgatgaagaagaagaaattcaaGTTTCAGACAAGTTTCACTCTAGAAGAGCTGACTGCTGTCCCCTTTGTCAATGGGGTTCTGTTCTGCAAAATCAGGCTGCTAGATGGAGGAGACTTTGCTAGTTTATCTACCAG AGAGGAAGTTCAGGAAAACTGTGTCCGCTGGAAAAAGAAGTTCACCTTTGTGTGTAAAATGAGTGCCAACCCTGCCACAGGACTCCTGGACCCCTGCATCTGCCGAGTGTCTGTCCGTAAG GAGCTGAAGGGCGGAAAAACCTACTCAAAG ctgggctttgctgaTCTAAATCTGGCAGAATTTGCAGGCTCTGGATCCACTGTCCGTTGCTGCTTGCTGGAAGGATATGATACTAAGAATACCCGACAGGACAACTCCATCCTAAAG GTCACCATCGGTAtgtccctgctctctggggaCCCCTGCTTCAAAAC GCCTCCTTCCACTGCCAAATCCATcaccatcccagggcaggactcTACTCTGCAGCTGACCTGCAAGGGCGAGGgaaccaccagcagcagcagttcctcCACAATTGGCTCCCTGCGCCAGAGCAAGCCAAGAGCTGCCATTCTCAGCTCAG GTGTCCCAGAAGAGTCGGATCAGAACCTGTCCAGCCCAGAGGAAGTTTTCCACTCAGGGCACTCACGGAACTCGAGCTACGCCAGCCAGCAGTCCAAGATCTCTG GTTACAGCACGGAGCACTCGCGCTCCTCCAGCATGTCGGACCTGACGCACCGCCGCAACACGTCCACCAGCAGCAGCGCCTCCGGGGGGCTCAGCATGACCGTGGAGTGTCCTGAGGGCGAGCGGGAGCACAAGCTGGAGAAGCCACCTCGCCCCCCCAGACCACCCCTCCTGCTGGACAGACCCTCCCG gaggaaaaaggaTTCAATGGAGAGTCACCCAACCCGAGTGGATGACACCAGGATCGATGCTGATGATATAGTGGAGAAAATAATGCAGAGTCAGGACTTCACAGATGTCAGCAATACTGAAG aCAGTAACCTGAGGTTGTTTGTGAGCAGAGACGGAACAACTACGCTGAGTGGTATTCAGCTGGGAAACAG GGTCTCATCTGGAGTTTACGAGCCAGTGGTGATTGAAACCCACTAA
- the NAIF1 gene encoding nuclear apoptosis-inducing factor 1 isoform X1 has protein sequence MAMASPPAPPAKKRKMNFSEREVEIIVEELERGKHLLVNHFNAGVPLAAKAAAWHDILRRVNAVATCHRELPEVKKKWSDLKTEVRRKVAQVRAAMEGGGESQNGGGNGPEGEDPAGAAAAPVILTPMQQRICNLLGEATIISLPSGDCGAGDGSEIPITASATTVTLTQIPAETTYHSLEDGVVEYCTTEAPTTVTAEAPLEMMAHQHEVSAKPQELKSRIALNSAKLLQEQRVTNLHVKEIAQHLEQQNDLLQMIRRSQEVQACAQERQAQAMEGTQAALSALIQVLRPMIKDFRRFLQSNTPSPSVTTDPGQTGQQDGMIQ, from the exons ATGGCCATGGCGTCGCCGCCGGCGCCCCCAGCCAAGAAGCGGAAGATGAACTTCTCGGAGCGGGAGGTGGAGATCATCGTGGAGGAGCTGGAGCGGGGAAAGCACCTCCTCGTCAACCACTTCAACGCGGGCGTGCCGCTGGCCGCCAAGGCCGCCGCCTGGCACGACATCCTGCGCCGCGTCAACGCCGTCGCCACCTGCCACCGCGAGCTGCCCGAGGTCAAGAAGAAGTGGTCCGACCTCAAGACCGAGGTGCGGCGCAAAGTGGCCCAAGTGCGGGCTGCCATGGAAGGGGGAGGCGAGAGCCAGAACGGCGGCGGCAACGGGCCCGAGGGCGAGGACCCGGCGGGCGCCGCGGCCGCCCCGGTCATCCTCACCCCCATGCAGCAGCGCATCTGCAACCTGCTGGGAGAGGCCACCATCATCAGCCTGCCGAGCGGCGACTGCGGCGCGGGTGACGGGAGCGAGATCCCCATCACCGCCTCGGCCACCACGGTCACCCTGACCCAGA TTCCTGCAGAGACAACCTACCACAGTCTGGAGGACGGGGTAGTGGAGTACTGCACCACGGAAGCCCCCACCACCGTCACTGCGGAGGCGCCCTTGGAGATGATGGCCCATCAGCACGAGGTGTCTGCCAAGCCCCAGGAGCTGAAGAGCCGCATCGCCCTGAACTCAGCcaagctcctgcaggagcagcgaGTAACCAACCTGCACGTCAAGGAGATTgcccagcacctggagcagcagaacgACTTGCTGCAGATGATTCGCCGCTCGCAGGAGGTGCAGGCGTGTGCCCAGGAGCGGCAGGCACAGGCCatggaggggacacaggcagcACTGAGTGCCCTCATCCAGGTCCTCCGCCCCATGATTAAGGACTTCCGTCGATTTTTGCAGAGCAATACACCCAGCCCATCGGTCACCACTGACCCTGGCCAGACAGGGCAGCAAGATGGTATGATCCAGTAA
- the NAIF1 gene encoding nuclear apoptosis-inducing factor 1 isoform X2 codes for MAMASPPAPPAKKRKMNFSEREVEIIVEELERGKHLLVNHFNAGVPLAAKAAAWHDILRRVNAVATCHRELPEVKKKWSDLKTEVRRKVAQVRAAMEGGGESQNGGGNGPEGEDPAGAAAAPVILTPMQQRICNLLGEATIISLPSGDCGAGDGSEIPITASATTVTLTQIPAETTYHSLEDGVVEYCTTEAPTTVTAEAPLEMMAHQHEVSAKPQELKSRIALNSAKLLQEQRVTNLHVKEIAQHLEQQNDLLQMIRRSQEVQACAQERQAQAMEGTQAALSALIQVLRPMIKDFRRFLQSNTPSPSVTTDPGQTGQQDDL; via the exons ATGGCCATGGCGTCGCCGCCGGCGCCCCCAGCCAAGAAGCGGAAGATGAACTTCTCGGAGCGGGAGGTGGAGATCATCGTGGAGGAGCTGGAGCGGGGAAAGCACCTCCTCGTCAACCACTTCAACGCGGGCGTGCCGCTGGCCGCCAAGGCCGCCGCCTGGCACGACATCCTGCGCCGCGTCAACGCCGTCGCCACCTGCCACCGCGAGCTGCCCGAGGTCAAGAAGAAGTGGTCCGACCTCAAGACCGAGGTGCGGCGCAAAGTGGCCCAAGTGCGGGCTGCCATGGAAGGGGGAGGCGAGAGCCAGAACGGCGGCGGCAACGGGCCCGAGGGCGAGGACCCGGCGGGCGCCGCGGCCGCCCCGGTCATCCTCACCCCCATGCAGCAGCGCATCTGCAACCTGCTGGGAGAGGCCACCATCATCAGCCTGCCGAGCGGCGACTGCGGCGCGGGTGACGGGAGCGAGATCCCCATCACCGCCTCGGCCACCACGGTCACCCTGACCCAGA TTCCTGCAGAGACAACCTACCACAGTCTGGAGGACGGGGTAGTGGAGTACTGCACCACGGAAGCCCCCACCACCGTCACTGCGGAGGCGCCCTTGGAGATGATGGCCCATCAGCACGAGGTGTCTGCCAAGCCCCAGGAGCTGAAGAGCCGCATCGCCCTGAACTCAGCcaagctcctgcaggagcagcgaGTAACCAACCTGCACGTCAAGGAGATTgcccagcacctggagcagcagaacgACTTGCTGCAGATGATTCGCCGCTCGCAGGAGGTGCAGGCGTGTGCCCAGGAGCGGCAGGCACAGGCCatggaggggacacaggcagcACTGAGTGCCCTCATCCAGGTCCTCCGCCCCATGATTAAGGACTTCCGTCGATTTTTGCAGAGCAATACACCCAGCCCATCGGTCACCACTGACCCTGGCCAGACAGGGCAGCAAGATG ATCTATAG